From the Corallococcus silvisoli genome, one window contains:
- the mvk gene encoding mevalonate kinase, whose product MTPAKNPLVAFGAGKVILLGEHSVVYGYPALAGPLSIGVTARGVPARSCTLDVPVTADAGQKRMMRKAFARAAQRVGEPKVKVTLEPQLPLSAGLGSSAALAVATARVLLQAAGQVPTPKATALLAWEMEQEFHGTPSGVDHTTSAEEKLILYRRIQTPSGVTGRAREVKSPRAVSVVVALAGARSPTKVTVGALRERQARWPERYRRLFAQVGKLVTEASKAVEAGDLEGLGDAMNVNQGLLSALGLSSPALEDMVYRLRGLGALGAKFTGAGGDGGAVIGLFLEPEPVVARLTRDGVRCFASQLAGPRAQGDIP is encoded by the coding sequence ATGACTCCCGCAAAGAATCCCCTGGTCGCCTTTGGTGCCGGCAAGGTCATCCTGCTGGGTGAGCACAGCGTGGTGTACGGCTACCCCGCGCTCGCGGGTCCGCTGAGCATCGGCGTGACGGCGCGCGGCGTGCCGGCGCGCTCCTGCACCCTCGACGTGCCGGTGACGGCGGACGCCGGGCAGAAGCGGATGATGCGCAAGGCCTTCGCGCGCGCGGCCCAGCGGGTGGGCGAGCCGAAGGTGAAGGTGACGCTGGAGCCGCAGCTGCCCCTGTCCGCGGGGCTGGGCAGCTCCGCGGCGCTGGCGGTGGCCACGGCGCGGGTGCTGTTGCAGGCGGCGGGGCAGGTGCCCACGCCGAAGGCGACGGCGCTGCTGGCGTGGGAGATGGAGCAGGAGTTCCACGGCACCCCGTCGGGCGTGGACCACACCACGAGCGCGGAGGAGAAGCTCATCCTCTACCGGCGGATCCAGACGCCGTCGGGCGTCACCGGCCGGGCGCGCGAGGTGAAGAGCCCGCGCGCGGTGTCGGTGGTGGTGGCGCTCGCGGGCGCGCGCAGCCCCACGAAGGTGACGGTGGGCGCGCTGCGCGAGCGGCAGGCGCGGTGGCCGGAGCGCTACCGCCGGCTGTTCGCGCAGGTGGGGAAGCTCGTCACCGAGGCGTCGAAGGCGGTGGAGGCGGGGGACCTGGAGGGGCTGGGGGACGCGATGAACGTCAACCAGGGCCTCCTGAGCGCCCTGGGCCTGTCGTCGCCCGCGTTGGAGGACATGGTGTACCGGCTGCGCGGTCTGGGCGCGCTGGGCGCCAAATTCACCGGGGCGGGAGGTGACGGTGGCGCGGTCATCGGCCTCTTCCTCGAACCGGAGCCCGTGGTCGCGCGCCTGACTCGCGACGGCGTGCGCTGCTTCGCGAGCCAGCTCGCGGGGCCGCGGGCCCAGGGAGACATTCCATGA
- a CDS encoding hydroxymethylglutaryl-CoA reductase, degradative, translating to MSDTVTSRLAGFHKLPLEERLAQIGRMFRLTETELEQLRGEGTLDLTLANQMIENAVGTFSLPLGLGLNLNVNGRDYLVPMAVEEPSVVAAVSFASKIVREAGGFVAEADESMMIGQVQVSNYGDPGRATEKILDAKEQILALANSFHPAMVARGGGARDVEVRLLPAPEGPRGEPLLIVHILIDTQEAMGANLINTVAEGVAPLIEQVTGGRVYLRILSNLADRRLSRATCRIPLPLLADFDLPGEEIAEGIAQASRFAEADPYRAATHNKGVMNGIDAVAIATGQDWRSIEAGAHAFACRGGQYRPLSTWYLEEGHLVGRIELPLALGTVGGPIKVHPGVQMALKLMRVSGVRELSMVFAAVGLAQNFAALRALGSVGIQKGHMAMHARCVAVTAGARGGDVEKVANLLVKAGHVKVEKAREILANLPPEAPVIAATVTNG from the coding sequence ATGTCTGACACCGTGACGTCCCGGCTCGCCGGATTCCACAAGCTGCCCCTGGAGGAGCGCCTCGCGCAGATTGGCCGGATGTTCCGGCTGACGGAGACGGAGCTGGAGCAGCTTCGCGGCGAGGGCACGCTGGACCTCACGCTGGCGAACCAGATGATCGAGAACGCGGTGGGGACGTTCTCCCTGCCGCTGGGCCTGGGCCTCAACCTCAACGTCAACGGGCGCGACTACCTGGTGCCCATGGCGGTGGAGGAGCCCTCCGTCGTCGCCGCGGTGTCGTTCGCGTCGAAGATCGTCCGCGAGGCGGGCGGGTTCGTCGCGGAGGCCGACGAGTCGATGATGATCGGCCAGGTGCAGGTGTCCAACTACGGCGACCCCGGCCGGGCCACCGAGAAGATTCTGGACGCGAAGGAGCAGATCCTCGCCCTGGCCAACAGCTTCCACCCAGCCATGGTCGCCCGGGGCGGCGGCGCGCGGGACGTGGAGGTGCGCCTGTTGCCCGCGCCGGAAGGCCCGCGTGGCGAGCCGCTGCTCATCGTCCACATCCTCATCGACACGCAGGAGGCGATGGGGGCGAACCTCATCAACACCGTCGCGGAGGGCGTGGCGCCGCTCATCGAACAGGTGACGGGGGGCCGCGTGTACCTGCGCATCCTGTCCAACCTGGCGGACCGCCGGCTGTCGCGGGCGACGTGCCGCATCCCGCTGCCGCTGCTGGCGGACTTCGACCTGCCGGGCGAGGAGATCGCCGAAGGCATCGCCCAGGCCAGCCGCTTCGCGGAGGCGGACCCGTACCGCGCCGCCACGCACAACAAGGGCGTGATGAACGGCATCGACGCGGTGGCCATCGCCACGGGCCAGGACTGGCGCTCCATCGAGGCGGGCGCGCACGCGTTCGCGTGCCGCGGCGGGCAGTACCGGCCGCTGTCCACCTGGTACCTGGAAGAGGGGCACCTGGTGGGCCGCATCGAGCTGCCGCTGGCGCTGGGCACGGTGGGCGGCCCCATCAAGGTCCACCCGGGCGTGCAGATGGCGCTCAAGCTGATGCGCGTGTCGGGCGTGCGCGAGCTGTCCATGGTGTTCGCGGCGGTGGGCCTCGCGCAGAACTTCGCGGCGCTCCGGGCCCTGGGCTCGGTGGGCATCCAGAAGGGCCACATGGCCATGCACGCCCGCTGCGTCGCGGTGACGGCGGGCGCGCGCGGCGGGGACGTGGAGAAGGTCGCGAACCTGCTGGTGAAGGCCGGGCACGTGAAGGTGGAGAAGGCGCGGGAGATCCTCGCGAACCTGCCCCCGGAGGCCCCGGTGATCGCCGCCACGGTGACCAACGGCTGA
- the fni gene encoding type 2 isopentenyl-diphosphate Delta-isomerase yields the protein MGDETTARRKDAHLDLCATGDVEPAQNSTLLEHVHLVHCAMPEMAVDDVDLSTPFLGRRLKAPLLVTGMTGGTERAGAVNRDLALLAERHGLAFGVGSQRAMAEDTSRTASYAVRDVAPTVALLGNIGLYQAIGLGVDGVRRLSDAIGADGMALHLNAGQELTQPEGDRDFRGGYRVVEELARAFGDRLLVKETGCGIGPDVARRLVELGVRNVDVSGLGGTSWVRVEQLRAAGSQAQVGAEFSGWGIPTAAAIASVRGAVGPDVRLVASGGVRGGLDAAKVLALGADLAGMALPLFRAQQQGGLAGAEDALQVILTSLRQALVLTGSRTVAALRQRPRVVSGALKDWLAAL from the coding sequence ATGGGCGATGAGACGACAGCCAGGCGGAAGGATGCCCACCTCGACTTGTGCGCGACCGGCGATGTGGAGCCCGCGCAGAACTCCACCCTGCTGGAGCACGTGCACCTCGTCCACTGCGCCATGCCGGAGATGGCGGTGGACGACGTGGACCTGTCCACGCCGTTCCTGGGCCGGCGGCTGAAGGCGCCGCTGCTCGTCACCGGGATGACGGGTGGCACCGAGCGTGCGGGTGCCGTTAACCGGGACCTGGCGCTGCTCGCCGAGCGCCACGGGCTGGCCTTCGGCGTGGGCAGCCAGCGCGCCATGGCGGAGGACACCTCGCGCACGGCGTCGTACGCGGTGCGGGACGTGGCGCCCACGGTGGCGCTGCTGGGCAACATCGGCCTCTATCAGGCCATCGGGCTGGGCGTGGACGGCGTGCGGCGGCTGTCGGACGCCATTGGCGCGGACGGCATGGCGCTGCACCTCAACGCCGGCCAGGAGCTGACGCAGCCCGAGGGCGACCGGGACTTCCGGGGCGGCTACCGGGTGGTGGAGGAGCTGGCGCGGGCCTTTGGCGACCGGCTGCTGGTGAAGGAGACCGGGTGCGGCATTGGTCCGGACGTGGCGCGGCGCCTGGTGGAGCTGGGCGTGCGCAACGTGGACGTCTCCGGGCTGGGCGGCACGTCGTGGGTGCGGGTGGAGCAGCTTCGCGCGGCGGGCTCGCAGGCGCAGGTGGGCGCGGAGTTCAGCGGCTGGGGCATCCCGACCGCGGCGGCCATCGCCAGCGTGCGCGGGGCGGTGGGGCCGGACGTGCGGCTCGTCGCGAGCGGTGGCGTGCGGGGCGGGTTGGACGCGGCGAAGGTGCTGGCGCTGGGCGCGGACCTGGCGGGCATGGCGCTGCCGCTGTTCCGGGCCCAGCAGCAGGGCGGGCTCGCGGGCGCGGAGGACGCGCTCCAGGTCATCCTGACGTCGCTCCGGCAGGCGCTGGTCCTGACGGGGAGCCGGACCGTCGCGGCGCTGCGGCAGCGCCCTCGCGTGGTGTCCGGAGCGTTGAAGGATTGGTTGGCGGCGCTGTGA
- a CDS encoding zinc metalloprotease HtpX, translated as MTTRGPATPALKGGGWHRLGNALKTTVLLAGLTALVLVIGQRLGGAQGLAMAGVFAVVMNFGSYWFSDRIALAIHGAQPLSYEQAPWLHEMVARLAARAGMPKPKVYLLPTAQPNAFATGRNPSHAAVAVTAGIMDILDRRELEGVLAHEIGHVRNRDTLIGTVAATLAGIISYAAQMLFWFGGSMLSRSDDDEGGGIAGALSNLGLLLVAPIAATLLQLAVSRSREYGADATGAELCGDPDALASALLKMERGAEAIPYDRAPATSHLFIVNPLHHGGVMSLFSTHPPIPERVRRLREMSARMGGGSRARGGWEYAY; from the coding sequence ATGACAACCCGAGGACCGGCCACCCCGGCGCTCAAGGGCGGCGGGTGGCACCGGCTGGGCAACGCATTGAAGACGACCGTGCTGCTGGCGGGACTGACGGCGCTGGTGCTCGTCATCGGTCAGCGGCTGGGCGGCGCGCAGGGGCTCGCGATGGCGGGCGTCTTCGCGGTGGTGATGAACTTCGGCTCGTACTGGTTCAGCGACCGCATCGCGCTGGCCATCCACGGCGCGCAGCCCCTGAGCTACGAACAGGCGCCGTGGCTGCATGAGATGGTGGCGCGGCTGGCCGCGCGGGCGGGGATGCCGAAGCCCAAGGTCTACCTGCTGCCCACGGCGCAACCCAACGCGTTCGCCACGGGCCGCAACCCGAGCCACGCGGCGGTCGCGGTGACGGCGGGCATCATGGACATCCTGGACCGGCGGGAGCTGGAGGGCGTGCTGGCGCACGAGATTGGCCACGTTCGAAACCGGGACACGCTCATTGGCACGGTGGCGGCGACGCTCGCGGGCATCATCAGCTACGCGGCGCAGATGCTCTTCTGGTTCGGCGGCAGCATGCTCAGCCGGAGCGACGACGACGAGGGGGGCGGCATCGCGGGAGCGCTGTCCAACCTGGGCCTGCTGCTGGTGGCGCCCATCGCGGCCACGCTGCTGCAGCTGGCCGTGAGCCGCTCGCGCGAGTACGGCGCGGACGCCACCGGCGCGGAGCTGTGCGGGGACCCGGACGCGCTGGCGAGCGCGCTCCTGAAGATGGAGCGCGGCGCGGAGGCCATCCCGTATGACCGGGCTCCGGCCACGTCGCACCTGTTCATCGTCAACCCGCTGCACCATGGCGGGGTGATGTCGCTGTTCTCCACGCACCCGCCCATCCCGGAGCGCGTGCGCCGGCTGCGCGAGATGAGCGCGCGCATGGGCGGCGGGAGCCGGGCCCGCGGCGGCTGGGAGTACGCGTACTAG